The Syntrophaceae bacterium genomic sequence CTGCACCGGTTTTGTTGCCGGTGGACCTGATGGATTCCGGACTGTCTCCCGGAGATGCAGGCCGCAGCGCCTCAGCGCAGGCAGACGCTCAGGATTTCGATGAAGTCCGTTTCTCCCTCCAGCACCTTCAGGATCCCGCTCTGCAGCAGGGTGTTCATCCCTTCCAGTGTTGCGGTCTTCCGGATGGCGGCAATGGACTTCCGGCTGATGATCATCTGCTTGATGCCGTCGCTGGCCACCAGGAGCTCGTAGATGCCCATCATCCCGCGGTATCCGGTGCCGTTGCATTCCGGGCAGCCCTTGGGGCGGCTGATCCGGCGATCTTCCGAATACTCAAGGTTCAGCGAGGCAAAGGCCTTCTCGCCGTAATTCCTCGCCAGGTCGTCCCACTCCTCCCGGCCGATGGGGACGGATTCTCGGCAATGGACGCAGAGGCGCCGCACGAGGCGCTGGGCCAGGACGCACAGCAGCGAATCGGCGAAACCGAAGGGGTCGATTCCCATGTCCAGGAGGCGGACGATGGTCTCCGGGGCGTTGTTCGTGTGGAGGGTGGAGAGGACGAGATGGCCTGTCGTGGACGCCTCGACGCCCATCTTGGCTGTTTCGTAGTCCCGCATTTCCCCCACCATGATGATGTCCGGGTCGGAGCGCAGGAAAGCCCGCATGGCGGTGCTGAAGTCCAGGCCGATTTTGTGGTGCATCTGGACCTGGCGGATTCCCTTCTGGGTGATCTCGACAGGGTCTTCGGCGGTCCAGATCTTGGTGTTGGGACGGTTCAGGCGATGCAGGGCGGCGTGGGCCGTCGTCGTCTTGCCGGAGCCGGTGGGGCCGACGATCAGAATCAGTCCGTAGGGCTTGTCGAGCTGTTCGATGAACCGGGCCAGGGTCTCCCGTGGCATGCCCAGTTCGTCCAGGGTCATGATCTTCCCCCGGGTCAGGATCCGCAGGACCACGTCCTCCACGTAACCGTGGGTCGGCATGGTGGCCACCCGGAGCTCGATGTCATCTCCGCCGGGCCGCGTGTGCCTGATCTTTCCGTCCTGGGGCAGGCGCCGCTCGGTGATGTCCAGATTGGAGAGAATCTTGATGCGCGAGACGATCGCCGCCCGGTAGTCGTAGGGGAGGGTGCGGTAATGGAAGCACTCGCCGTCGACGCGAAACCGGACGACGACCTCCCGGTCCCGGACGTCCGGTTCGATATGGATGTCCGAGGCCCGGCGCAGGCAGGCCTCGTTGATGATCTCGTTCACCAGGCGGACGATGGTTCCGTCCGTCTCGGTGACGGCCATGAAGTCGTCCCGCCGTTCCCCGTTTTCCGCCTCGCTTTCCTTTGACCGGGCTTCCTTCAGGTAGCCGGTTCCGTAGAAATGGTCGATGAACTTCAGGATGTCTTCCCGGGAAGCCAGGCAATAATCGATCTGCTTCGTCTTCAGCAGGTTCTCGATGCTGTCACGCCGCGGCAGATCGTCCGGATTGTCCACGAGGACCGAAATCCGTCCCTCCCGCCGCTCCAGGGGCACCCAGCACTCGCGGTTCAGGTATTCATGCTTGAGATTAACGAGGAGACTGCGGGGGACGGGAAACCGCTCGTCGAAGGATACCGAGCGGACCGGAGCGGACTTCCCCGGAACCCGGTCGGGCCGCCCCGTTTCCTCCTCGGTCCCGTTTCCGTTTGGCTGTACAGCCGGATGCCTCATGATTTCAATGCCCTCACCGAATGTGTGCCATAAAGCGGGCTCATTATAGGGGAAGCGGCCGTATTCTTCAATGGATGATATGCCGCTGCCACGCCGATGCTGACCGGGAGGACGATTCGTGCTATACGGGAACCATCCCCCACCGGATCGAGCACATGGAGCTTGTCTATCTCTCCGACGTCCACGATGCCTTTGACCGGGTCAAGGAACTCCTGGCCCGGACGGACGCCGATGTTTACGTCATCGCAGGCGACCTCATCGATCGTCCCTTCTATACGGAGGAGATGTCCGCCCGCTACCGGAGGAGGCAGGCTTTCTTTTCCGCACTCCGCCACCGGCTGGGGTGCGGGGAGATCGCCGTCGAGGAATTCGTAGATACCCTGCCGGAGCGGACCGACGTGCCGGAGGACGTCCGTCGGCAGGCGGCTGAGTTCCGGGAGGAGACCATCCGGGGCCGCCGGGTTATGCAGCAGAAATACAAGATCCTCGAGAGCATCCTGCGCCTGAAACCGTCGGCCCGGATCCTCTGCCTGCCCGGCAACTACGACATGGACCTCCAGTACACCTCTCTCCATGAGCGGGACCTGCACCGGCACTGGGTTCAGGCCGGGGAGCTGAGGATCGCCGGCTACGGGGGGGCGGATATACTGACGCCCGGGATTCCCGAGCAGTACGCGGTGAAATACCTGGCTGACAGGGGTGCGAGTGAGATGGCCCGGTTCTTCGGCGAGGCGCGGCCGGACATCGTGGCGACCCACAAGCCTGCACACGGCGTCCTCGATCACCTGCCGTCCAGGGGCGAAAGCGGCTCGCCGGAGCTCCGGCGCTACTGCGAGGAGAACGGGGCGCTCCTGTGTCTGACGGGCCATCTGCACGACCAGTGGGGGTTCGAGGAGGTAGAAGACACGGTATACCTCAACCCCTCCAACTTCGGGGAGATCCATGAGCCGGGCGGAAGGATCTCCGAAGGCGGCTTTTTCTATGCCATCGAGACCGGGACCCGGCGGCTCGAGCGGATCACCCTGCGCAAACTGGCCCGGGGACTCATTCACGACGTGGCCGTCTTCGTGCCCGGGGAGGAAGGATGGTCCCGGACGGTCCTGGACAGGGAGCGCTACGGAGCCCACCTGCTGGCAAAATGCGTCGATCGGGAAGGAGAAGCGACCAGCCGGGAGCCGCGGGAACGGCTGATCGCCCTCATGGCCCGGTTTTTCCCCGGTCTCGACGATGGGACCGATGCCGGGCCGCTGATGATGCATGTCGCGGATTCATGCAGCCGCATCGTGGCACGCTTCGGCATGGACGCGGGGGTGGACCTTGTGAGCGACGGTGCTCCCGCACGCTCCGGATCGCCACCCTGCTTGGAATTGGTCGTTTATCTCGGCCGCGGCGATTCTTCCGGGAGTGGGCATGGCGGGGATCGCGGAGAGACTCCCCGGTTCGACGAGGCGCTGGAGGTGCTCCGGTCGGACCTGGAGGCCGTTGCGGGTGTTGCCGTCGTCGACGGCATCGACCTGGAGCGGGTGGATCGAAGCATCCGGGAAAGGGACTATGAGTGCGACTCCGCCCAGCGCTTCGCCGCCTACCGATCCGTGGGGCGCCTGCTCGTGCCCGGTGCCGTGTCCGCGGTGGACCGGCGGCTCGATTCGGACCCGGTGTTCCGCGGAGAGATCGAAGGAACCGGCGGAACGTACATGGAAATTTTTCTCAATGTCGCCGAAGGGGTCCGGACCATGAAGGATTTCGACGCCCGCCTCCGGGATCTGGGAATCATCGCGCCCGAGTCCTATCGGAAAAAAATCCAAGGAGTGCTCCATGGCCATCGCAAAGGATAAGGTAAAACGGCTGATCAAGATGGCGGATCTGCTCTGTGCCTCCTTCACCATGGAGGAAGCTTATGGAGTTCTGGGACGGGAAATGTCCCGCCTGTTTCCGGCGGGTGTCTTTTACCGGCATCACGCCGTTCGGGACCTGCTGGAGGCGGAGGCCTGGTGGGGCGAAGCGCCGAAGGAGGCCGTCTTCGCCCCGGTCGACTGCCATGCAGTCCGACGGAACCGTCCGCACCTGGTGGCCGGCGCGGCCAGGGGAATTCCCTGTCCTCACGCGGAACGGGAGAGCGACGGCCGCGTCTCCCTCTGCGTGCCCATGACGGTCCACGGGGAGTTCCTGGGGCTACTCCATCTCCGGCTCGATCTGCCCGCGGGGGCGCCGCGGCGGGCCGTCGAGGCGGGAGAGCAGCTGGCCCTGATGGCGGCCCAGCAGATCCGGCTGGCCCTGAAAAACATCCAGCTGCGGGAGGAGTTGAGCAGCCTGTCCACCCGGGATCCACTGACGGGGCTCGTCAACCGCCGCTACCTGGAAGCGACGCTGGAGCGGGAGCTGAAAAAGGCGGGAAGGCAGGGACAGTCCGTGGGGGTCGTCTTTATGGACATCGACCATCTCGGCCACATCAACCAGACCCACGGCATCGAGGAAGGGGAGCGGATCATCCGCGACCTGGGGACATTTCTCGGCGGGAACATTCGTGACGAGGACATCGCCTGCCGCTGGGGGGCCGACGAATTCGTCCTGATCCTTCCAGGAAGCGGCCTCGATGCGGCGCGGCGCCGGGCCGAAAATCTCCGGGAGATGCTGGGGGACGAGTCCCGGAAGGAGGGCCTTCAGCACCTGCGGCGGGTCACTCTTTCCATCGGCGTGGCCGCTTCGCCCGAGCACGGCGAGACGGCGGGGGATATCCTCCAGTCTGTCCGGGGGGCGGTGAAGCGGGCCAAGCAGGAAGGGCGGGACCGGGTCTGCACGGCCGGCTGAAGCAGGGCGCTTCCTCGTCATACGTCGTTCGGGGAGCGGAAAGAGAATGCGGCTGTTCCTCCTCTCACCCGGGATGACCGATTCCCCTGTATTACGGCTTTCCGCCTTTCCGCGCGTCGATGTCGCCGGGGTACATCATTGCATCCTGGCCGCGTTCTCTTGTCCGGACGCGGACCACCTCCTCCACGGGAGTGACGAAAATAATCCCGTCGCCGGGCTCGCCGGTGTAGGCGGCGGCGAGAATGGCCTCCAGTGCCGTCTCCAGGTTGCGGTCCGACAGGACGATATTGATCTGGATCTTGGGCAGTACGTTGACCTGGTAAGTCCCGGCGCGGCCGACCAGTTGGACACCGCCCTGGCGCCCGTGACCCCGGACCTCGAACATGTTCATCCCCACGATGCCGATCCCCGCCAGGGCCTCCTTCACGTCGCAGACCTTGTCTTCGCGAATGATCGCCTCGATCTTCTTCAGCATGGTTGTCTCTCCAAGATGTCTTTGAAATCTATTTAAAATTCGGGTTTCGATTCCGGGACGCTACGAGTAGGACCTCTCCCCATGGGAGCTGATGTCCAGCCCCACTTCCTCTTCCATGGGGGAGACGCGGAGCCCCATGCTCCAGTGGAGGAGCTTGGCCAGCACGTATGTCATCCCGAAGGAGAAGGCGATGGTGACGAGGATCGCAACGATCTGGACGCCGACCTGACCGGGGTTGCCGAAGAAAAGGCCGTTTGCGCCGTCGCCGTTGACGGCCGTCGTAGCGAACAGGCCCGCGGCGATCATGCCCCAGGTGCTGGCGATGCCGTGACATGCCCAGACGTCGAGCGACTCGTCGAGCTTGCGGCGGTCCCGGAAGCGCATGGCGTAGTAGGACAGGGGGGCCGCCACGGCGCCGACCACCATGGAAGCCAGGGGGGTGATGAACCCCGAGGCCGGCGTTACGGCCGCCAGGCCCACGACCATGCCCGTGGCGATTCCGAGGGTGCTGGGTCGCCCGTCCAGCCACGAGAGGAACATCCACACCAGACCGGCTGTTGCTGCCGAGGTGTTGGTCGTCAGGAGGGCGTTCACCGCCGTGCCATTGGCGGCCAGGGCGCTGCCGGCGTTGAAGCCGAACCAGCCGACCCAAAGAAGGCCCGCTCCCAGGACGGTGAGGGGGATGTTATTCGGTTCCATCGGTGATTTGCCAAAGCCTCGCCGGGGGCCGATCACCATTGCAAAGGCGAGGGCCGAGAACCCGGCGGCGATGTGCACCACCGTACCGCCGGCGAAATCCAGAACGCCCATCTCTTTCAGCCATCCCCCCTGGCCCCAGACCCAGTGGCAAAGGGGATCGTAGACCAGGGTCGCCCAGAGGAAGCTGAAAAGAAGAAAGCCTTTGAACTTGACCCGCTCGACGAAGGCGCCGGTGATGAGGGCCGGCGTGATGACCGCGAACATCATTTGAAAGGCGGCGAAGAGGCTATGGGGGATGGTTTTGCTGTAGTCCGCATTGGGGGCCGCGCCGACGCCCTCGAAGCCCAGGAAGTTGAGCCCTCCGATCAACCCGTTGATGGATTGGCCGAAGGCAAGCGAGTAGCCGAAGAGGACCCACTGGACACCGATCAGGGCCATGAAGACGTAGCTCAAGGTCAGGGTGGAGAGGACGTTTTTCCTCCGGACCATCCCTCCGTAAAAGAATGCCAGGGCCGGGGTCATCAGGAGGACCAGGGAACAGCACACGAGGATCCAGGCGGTGTCGCCCGCATTGATGGGGGTATTCATAATCTCCGCTCCTTCATGAAATGGATCTACAAATTGCAAATTGCCGGCCAGAATTTGAAATGAGTAATGTCAACGGGTTGTGCGAATCAACCCGTCCGAATACGGAACGGAATTGTCCCGATTGAAAGCGATTGCACGGATTTGTTGCAAACGCGCCACATGGACCGGAAACCGGAAATTGTGCGGGAATGCCGGATGAGCCCGGGAAGCATGTTTGACAAGCAAAAGGCTTTCCACTACATATCCGGGCGGGAAGAACTTCGGGAAACGTCATCCGTGCCGGGGTCGCCTTCCGATTTTCGCCACGCCAAGGAGGACATCATGGAACCCTATTTCAATGACCGGGAGACGTTGTCCCGGGAGGAGAGACTCAGGAAGCAGATTGAGGCGCTTTCCCGGATGATGGAGAATGCCGGCCGCCGGTCGCCGGTCCTTCGGAAACAGTTCGAAGACCGGAAGATCAGCCCTTCCGACATCAGAACGACGGCGGATTTCGAGCGGCTGCCGGTCGTCTCCCGGGAAAGGCTCGTGGAAATGGAACTGCAAAACCCGCCTTACGCGGGCCTGGCGAACCCCGACGCACCCATCGACCGGATCTTCATTTCCCCCGGTCCCGTATACGAGCCCCATCTGGGCGAGGAGGATGTCCTCTGGGCCCGGGCCTACAAGGCCGCCGGCCTCGGGAAGGGAGACGTGGTCCTGAACGCCTTCTCCTACCACATGGTCGCGGCGGGGCTGACGTTCCACGGGGGGCTGCGCAAGGTCGGCGCAACGGTCATCCCGTCGGGGGCCTCGAGCGCCCAGGCCCAGGTGCAACTGATCCGCGACCTCGGCGCCACGGCCTACACGGGGACGCCGAGTTTCCTGATGGCGATCATCGAGAAGTCAAAGGAGATGGGGTACGACTTTCGGAAGGACTTCCGGGTCCGGAAGGCCTGCTTCGCCGCGGAGCCCCTGTTTCCTGCCATGCGCGCGCGCTTCGAGACGGAGTTCGGCATTGACACCTACCAGATGTACGGAGCGACGGAGGTGGGGGACGTCGCCTACGAGTGCCGGGAAAAGAAGGGCTGGCACCTCTGCGAGGAGGTTTACGTCGAGATCGTCGATCCCGCGACGGGGAAGGCCGTTCCGCCGGGGACCCCGGGAGAGATCGTCGTGACGCGGTTCAACGACGTCTTCTATCTCTTCCGCTTCGGCACGGGTGACCTCTCCCGGATCGTCGAGGAGCCCTGCCCATGCGGCAGGACCTCGTACCGCCTGGCCGGGATCCTGGGCCGGGTGGGAGACGCCGTGAAGGTCCGGGGCCTCTTCGTCGCCCCGAGCCAGCTGCAGCAGGTGGCCGCGAAGTTCCCGGAGATCCGGAAGTTCCAGGTCGTCGTCGGCCGCAGCGGCGACAAGGACCTGCTGGAGGTACGAATCGATCCGCAGGAAGTCCCGGGCGACCCCTCCTCCCTGGAGCAGGCTTTCGAAAAGGTTTTCCGCGAGATCTGCACCGTCCGGATCGACCGGATCGAGTTCCTGAAGCCGGGGACCCTCGCGGACGACGACAAGCGGATCATAGACGAACGGGAGTGGAAGTAGGAATCACCGGCGGGAGCGGTTCTTTTTCCGCCCGGGCGGTTGGGCGGGTTTCTGCCGAGCCGCCGGAACTCCGGCGGCAAGGCCCGCCGCCCGTTCTCAGCCCATTTCCCCCATGGCCAGCATCAGGTCGGTCAGCTCCCGGATGCGGTCCCGCAGCTCCGCGGCCTTTTCGAATTCGAGGTCTTTCGCCGCGGCCTTCATCTCCTTCTTCAGTCGCTCGATGACGGCGGTGATCTCCTCCTCCGTGCCGTAGGCTGCTCCAGGCTCCTTCACGACGGGGACGGTGACGTAGTCCGCCTCGTAAACCGAGGAGAGGACGTCGGAGATGGACTTCCGGATGCTCTCGGGCGTGATGCCGTGCTCCTCGTTATAGCGATGCTGGATCTCCCGGCGGCGTTTCGTCTCCGAAAGGCAGGACCGGATGGCCTGGGTCTCCCGGTCGGCATAGAGGATGACCCGGCCGGCGACGTTCCGGGCGGCCCGGCCGCTGGTCTGGATGAGGGATCGCTCGGAGCGGAGGAATCCCTCCTTGTCGGCGTCCAGGATCGCCACCAGGGACACCTCCGGGATGTCCAGCCCCTCCCGGAGAAGGTTCACCCCAACCAGGACGTCGAACTCGCCGAGACGGAGGTCCCGGATGATGGCCACCCGCTCGAGGGTCTGGATGTCCGAGTGGAGATAGCGGACCCGGACGCCCAGTTCCTGGTAGTAGCGGGTCAGGTGCTCCGCCATCCGCTTCGTCAGGGTCGTCACGAGGACCCGCTCCCCCCGGTCCGTCCGTTCCCGGATCTCCGCCAGGAGGTCGTCCACCTGGCCCGCCACGGGCTTGACGGCCAGCTCCGGGTCCATGAGTCCCGTGGGGCGGATGATCTGTTCGACGACGCGCCCCCGGGCCTTTTTGATTTCATATTCGGCGGGCGTCGCGGAGATGTAGAGGCGCTGCTGAGGGAATTTTTCGTACTCGTCGAAGCGGAGCGGCCGGTTGTCCAACGCCGAGGGCAGGCGGAACCCGTGGTTCACCAGGGTCTCCTTCCGGGACCGGTCCCCCCGGTACATGCCGTTCAGCTGGGGGATGGTGGCGTGGCTCTCGTCGATGATGATCAATGCGTCCTTCGGAAAGTATTCCACGAGGGTGGGCGGCGGCTCCCCGGGCCCCCGGCCCGTCAGGTGGCGCGAGTAGTTCTCGATCCCCTGGCAGTATCCCATCTCCTCCATCATCTCCAGGTCGAAGGAGGTCCGCTGCTCCAGCCGCTGTGCCTCGAGAAGCTTCCCCTGATCCTTGAGCCAGGCCAGGCGCTCCTTCAACTCGACCCGGATGTCCTTCACGGCCCGCTCCAGGTTGTCCCGGGTCGTGACGTAATGGCTCCCGGGATAGACGGCCATCTTGTCCACCTTCATGAGCTTCTTCCCCCGCAGGGGGTCCACCCAGGAAATGGCCTCGACGACGTCGCCGAAGAACTCGATCCGGACGGCCCGGTCTTCCTCGTAGGCCGGGAAGATCTCCACCGTGTCCCCCCGGACCCGGAAGGTTCCCCGGTGGAAGTCGATGTCGTTCCGCTCGTACTGGATCTCCACCAGGTGGCGGAGCAGGTCGTCCCGGGGCATCTCCAGGCCCTCCGCCAGGTTCACCTGCATCCCCGAGTAGGATTCGGGGGACCCCAGGCCGTAGATGCAGGAGACGCTGGCGACGATGATGACGTCGCTCCTCTCGAAGAGGGCGTGGGTGGCGGCGTGGCGCAGCTTGTCGATCTCCTCGTTGATGGACGAGTCCTTCTCGATGTAGGTGTCTGTGCTGGGGAGGTAGGCCTCGGGCTGGTAGTAGTCGTAGTAGCTGACGAAATAGTGGAC encodes the following:
- a CDS encoding type II/IV secretion system protein encodes the protein MRHPAVQPNGNGTEEETGRPDRVPGKSAPVRSVSFDERFPVPRSLLVNLKHEYLNRECWVPLERREGRISVLVDNPDDLPRRDSIENLLKTKQIDYCLASREDILKFIDHFYGTGYLKEARSKESEAENGERRDDFMAVTETDGTIVRLVNEIINEACLRRASDIHIEPDVRDREVVVRFRVDGECFHYRTLPYDYRAAIVSRIKILSNLDITERRLPQDGKIRHTRPGGDDIELRVATMPTHGYVEDVVLRILTRGKIMTLDELGMPRETLARFIEQLDKPYGLILIVGPTGSGKTTTAHAALHRLNRPNTKIWTAEDPVEITQKGIRQVQMHHKIGLDFSTAMRAFLRSDPDIIMVGEMRDYETAKMGVEASTTGHLVLSTLHTNNAPETIVRLLDMGIDPFGFADSLLCVLAQRLVRRLCVHCRESVPIGREEWDDLARNYGEKAFASLNLEYSEDRRISRPKGCPECNGTGYRGMMGIYELLVASDGIKQMIISRKSIAAIRKTATLEGMNTLLQSGILKVLEGETDFIEILSVCLR
- a CDS encoding sensor domain-containing diguanylate cyclase; this translates as MAIAKDKVKRLIKMADLLCASFTMEEAYGVLGREMSRLFPAGVFYRHHAVRDLLEAEAWWGEAPKEAVFAPVDCHAVRRNRPHLVAGAARGIPCPHAERESDGRVSLCVPMTVHGEFLGLLHLRLDLPAGAPRRAVEAGEQLALMAAQQIRLALKNIQLREELSSLSTRDPLTGLVNRRYLEATLERELKKAGRQGQSVGVVFMDIDHLGHINQTHGIEEGERIIRDLGTFLGGNIRDEDIACRWGADEFVLILPGSGLDAARRRAENLREMLGDESRKEGLQHLRRVTLSIGVAASPEHGETAGDILQSVRGAVKRAKQEGRDRVCTAG
- a CDS encoding P-II family nitrogen regulator, whose translation is MKKIEAIIREDKVCDVKEALAGIGIVGMNMFEVRGHGRQGGVQLVGRAGTYQVNVLPKIQINIVLSDRNLETALEAILAAAYTGEPGDGIIFVTPVEEVVRVRTRERGQDAMMYPGDIDARKGGKP
- a CDS encoding ammonium transporter yields the protein MNTPINAGDTAWILVCCSLVLLMTPALAFFYGGMVRRKNVLSTLTLSYVFMALIGVQWVLFGYSLAFGQSINGLIGGLNFLGFEGVGAAPNADYSKTIPHSLFAAFQMMFAVITPALITGAFVERVKFKGFLLFSFLWATLVYDPLCHWVWGQGGWLKEMGVLDFAGGTVVHIAAGFSALAFAMVIGPRRGFGKSPMEPNNIPLTVLGAGLLWVGWFGFNAGSALAANGTAVNALLTTNTSAATAGLVWMFLSWLDGRPSTLGIATGMVVGLAAVTPASGFITPLASMVVGAVAAPLSYYAMRFRDRRKLDESLDVWACHGIASTWGMIAAGLFATTAVNGDGANGLFFGNPGQVGVQIVAILVTIAFSFGMTYVLAKLLHWSMGLRVSPMEEEVGLDISSHGERSYS
- a CDS encoding AMP-binding protein codes for the protein MEPYFNDRETLSREERLRKQIEALSRMMENAGRRSPVLRKQFEDRKISPSDIRTTADFERLPVVSRERLVEMELQNPPYAGLANPDAPIDRIFISPGPVYEPHLGEEDVLWARAYKAAGLGKGDVVLNAFSYHMVAAGLTFHGGLRKVGATVIPSGASSAQAQVQLIRDLGATAYTGTPSFLMAIIEKSKEMGYDFRKDFRVRKACFAAEPLFPAMRARFETEFGIDTYQMYGATEVGDVAYECREKKGWHLCEEVYVEIVDPATGKAVPPGTPGEIVVTRFNDVFYLFRFGTGDLSRIVEEPCPCGRTSYRLAGILGRVGDAVKVRGLFVAPSQLQQVAAKFPEIRKFQVVVGRSGDKDLLEVRIDPQEVPGDPSSLEQAFEKVFREICTVRIDRIEFLKPGTLADDDKRIIDEREWK
- the uvrB gene encoding excinuclease ABC subunit UvrB — protein: MNRFQITSEFQPAGDQPQAIEALTEGVLRGDPHQVLLGVTGSGKTFTVARVIEAVQRPALIMAHNKTLAAQLYGEFKSLFPENAVHYFVSYYDYYQPEAYLPSTDTYIEKDSSINEEIDKLRHAATHALFERSDVIIVASVSCIYGLGSPESYSGMQVNLAEGLEMPRDDLLRHLVEIQYERNDIDFHRGTFRVRGDTVEIFPAYEEDRAVRIEFFGDVVEAISWVDPLRGKKLMKVDKMAVYPGSHYVTTRDNLERAVKDIRVELKERLAWLKDQGKLLEAQRLEQRTSFDLEMMEEMGYCQGIENYSRHLTGRGPGEPPPTLVEYFPKDALIIIDESHATIPQLNGMYRGDRSRKETLVNHGFRLPSALDNRPLRFDEYEKFPQQRLYISATPAEYEIKKARGRVVEQIIRPTGLMDPELAVKPVAGQVDDLLAEIRERTDRGERVLVTTLTKRMAEHLTRYYQELGVRVRYLHSDIQTLERVAIIRDLRLGEFDVLVGVNLLREGLDIPEVSLVAILDADKEGFLRSERSLIQTSGRAARNVAGRVILYADRETQAIRSCLSETKRRREIQHRYNEEHGITPESIRKSISDVLSSVYEADYVTVPVVKEPGAAYGTEEEITAVIERLKKEMKAAAKDLEFEKAAELRDRIRELTDLMLAMGEMG